The sequence TCTTGTCGACAGCATTTCCGCGTTCTGTGTCCGTTTCTGCTTCTTTTCCGTTTCTATTACAGTTTCCTAGCTATATTTTTTAAGAAACAACATTCCCAGTTTccatttccgtgcaacataggtccTAACTGAAAAGATGTTTTGTGAACGATGATAATCGTGTCAAACAGGTCGTCTCCGTAAACATGTTTTCGCTTACGAAACTGAAATTTTGAAATGCAGGAAACATGCCAAAGCAAAGAAAGACATGACTAAGTTCGAAGGAAACCCCGGTTCTTTAGCTTCTCAATACCCTCATTTTATGAAGAATTTGACATCTTATGCTGCTAATTGTCCTATACTAGTTAGTTCTGAGTACTCTTTTTCTCTATTTACATACGAAATTTCGGGTTAGATAACGATTATATGTGCATTTAAGCAGACCATTCTGAAGGAATTTGCCCGGGCGAACGGCCTGGACAACAGATGTTGCAAGATTGTGCTTTTGAATGAACAAGGAAAGGTGTGGATGGGGCGCTTAGGATTCAAGCAACGCGACAGTCAACCTTATATTAAGCACTGTTGGACCGCTTTCCGTTGTGCTAATTCGCTTAAGGCGGGGGATTCTTGCGTTTTCGAACTCATTCGAGATGGTGAGAAGCCTGTATTGAAGATAACAAGTGagttttctgttttttcttGCTGTTTTTCGATGTGTGGAAGGTTGTTTCTGCTCTTTGATATGTTATGTGATGCATGGAAGAGCGGGAATCCCGCGTTTTTTTAAGTATGCTTTTGAATGAAGATGAAAGATGGGAACTTTTGTTTGACACGTGATATGATTCATTAAAAGGGCGGGACCCGTGTTCTCTTAGGTATGCTTTCGAATGAAGATAAAGATAAGAACTTTTCTTTGACATGTTATATGATTCATGAAAGGGAATCTCGCGTTTTCTTAAGTATTCTTTTTAATGAAGATGAAAGAGAAGAACTTTTCTTTGAGAAATTAATGATTCATGAAATGGCGCGATCCCGCGTTTTCTTAAGTATGTAGAATTTTTATTTGACACAGTTATATGGTTCGTGAAAGGGCGGGAATCCCGcgttttatttagtttaattttaaatgaaGCTGAAAGACAATAACTTTTTTGACACATTATATGATTCGTGAAAGGGCGGGAATCCGGTGCGTTTTTTAGTATACTTTTGAATGAAGATGAAAGACAAGAACTTTTCTTTGACACATTATATGATTCACGAAAGGGTGGGAATTCCGTGTTTTCTTAAGTATGCTTTTGAATGAAGATGAAAGATAGAAATTTTCTTTTGACACATTATATGATTCATGAAAGGGCAGGAATCCCACGTTTTGTTTAGTATGCTTTTGAATGAAAAGGAAAGACGAGAACTTTTCTATGACACATCATATGATTCATGAAACGGCGGGAATCCCGCATTTTCTTAAGTATATAGAACTTTTCTTTGACACGTTATATGATTCATgagatctattatccaaacggatggagaagtagatggagatgttgctcataggattaaagctggttggtcgaagtggaagagtgctacgggtttcctttgtgatcccggcatgcctaatagattgaagggaaaattctaccggacggcaattagaccagcattgttatatggtacggagtgttgggcagtgaaacactgccacatccataagatgtcggtggcggagatgcgtatgttgagatggatgtgtggtcatacgagaaaggaccgggtgcgtaatgaataattaggacaaaagtaggggtcacatctattgagaataaaatgagagaaaaccgactaaggtggtttggccatgtgagacgtagagcgcttgatgcgccggttaggagaaccgaagagtggcaaagggatgtagtggtgaggggtaggggaagacctaagcaaacttggaggagggtgatcgagagtgatatgagtttactggaaattgaggaaaatatggtagtggataggacggattggagggagcgaatctgtgtcgctgacacgacttgactttcacggttttatatgatggttcatgttagccgaccccgaatcatttcgggactaaggctttgttgttgttgttgttatatgATTCATGAAAGGGTGGGAATCCCCCGTTTTCTTTAGTTTGATTTTAAATGAAGCTGAAAGACAATAACTTTTTTGACACATTATATGATTCGTGAAAGGGTGAGAATCCCGGATTTTTTTAAGTATGCTTTTGTACAAAGATGAAAGACAAGAACTTCTCTTTGACACATTATATTATATGATTCATGAAAGCGCGGGAATCCCGAGTTTTCTTTAGTATCCTTTTGAATGAAGATGAAAGACGAGAACTTTGCTTTGACACGTTACATCATTCATGAAAGGGTGGGATTCTCGCGTTTTCTTAAGTATGCTTTTGAATGAAGATAAAAGACGATAACTTTATGTCAAACATGTAGACTAAAAATCATCACCGACGGGATAGACTAAAAATTAGCGACGGATTAGTAGGGGCGGTTTAAACCGCCCCTACACCTGATTCTAGAATCCCTTTTGACTCTAGGGGCGGTTAAAACCGCCCCAACATAATATATGCATTATTTATTATGCatactattttttatatttgaatttgCTACCTACAAtaattattgattaatttaattgtacAAATCAATTCAAAAAGAATATATAATATCAAAAAATTCAACTTTTGATATATTACTAAATTCAATACATGAttctaaaattataaaacaCTAAATTTAATGAAGTATGTCATTTCAATATCACTATCTTAATATTGCAACACTAATGtcatttaaatatcaaaataaaactATTACATGAGATCCCTCTTGTTTCTAAATTGTCGATCTTCCACCCATACTTATTGGAAACCTAGACACTAATGGCATTGCCTCTTAGTGCCAATGTTGCAACAATCACGAGCTCTTTGGCAGCCAGTGTCACAGTGTGTGTAATCTTCAAGCCTGGAAATAACTCTCCACATCTTTCACTTTAGGAAGTCGATCCTGAACTCCAAATAAAATTTACCTCATTCAGTTAAAAAGGAGCCTCAAGTGTTTCATCCCAAACATCTGCGCTCCcatttgagacattttcaacatcTTCTTCCATTGATAGCCTGATATACTCCCTATGCGCAAACCGATCCCAATCTGTCAAAGTTGGATCCTCACGCTCCTGTCCAAACCAAAATCAGCATATGATAATATACCCCACAGTTGATAATGTCATAACTAGGGAAATAAAAATCAGCAGAGTAATCAACATATCTGGCGAATTAGAAATGGATCACGGCTTTCAAAAGCCATGAACTTATTGAGGTTAAAAAGTATATTGAAAACATTTCAAGTCTCGCAGTGTGATAAAAGCTTCTCTCTGCAAATAAGATTACACCAttcttaatgcaccaaacagaaatagaagattcgAAATAGCTATTTGAGTTTTCACCTTCGGTGCAATCATATCTACAATTTGACACAAGATATCCTCAAATAGTACAGGCTCCTGGGCCATGCATTCCATGCGGTGCAGCTGCTCTTCATAGAAGTATAGCAAAAAGTTAAAATTGTGTTAACTCCCTAACTGAACGATTTAATAGCTAGACCAGGTCAATCGTTAGACATCACCTAGGAATTTAAACAATGTGTCTGGATGTGTCCTTAAGTGAAATAGTCATGAATTTTGACTATCCTAATAAAATTTCAAGTGATAACGTTTGAAAATGCACATTGACACAAGTTCTCAGCTAACATCAACATCAAATGCTAAAATGCAAGTTACACCAAATATATCATAATACTGCTGCATAGCTAGAAGCAGTTTAAAGGGTTAGGCATACTTTTCCATCAATCTCTAACTTGAGCATTTCCAATTGAGTTAATACTTTCTCATCAGCCAGCCATGTTTTTCCCTCTGTTGCCTATCAAAAACACACCAATGGCATGAATACACAGCTAATCAACTCCCCTCTTCTGTTGCCTATCAGACTAACCCTTTGTTTGACCATTTGTTTCCattcaaaaaaagaaaagaaaacaaccAATGATATTAACAACATGTTTTGTGATGCAGCAAAAGAGTGTCTCATCTTAATACGACCTTCATCAAATATGATACCCTCAATAGTCATCACAAATACAGATACATTAATCGCTAACATTCTCATGCCTAAAGTGCGTAGTTTTGACTTGAAATCCATAACTCATCCTGTTGTAAATCCATATCAAAAACTTCAATCTTGGAGTATCTAGAATTAAAACAGTTCATAACAAAGAAACACAAACAAATTCAAGGCAAGTgcaaaacacaaaacaaatgaAAAGGAACTTTAAACTCGACTTTGATGTAACAAGAATATGTTTTAACATTATCATAAAATGTCTTACAGCAAGGttttatagtttaaatgaacaaaaaagaaaaaaaaaagtccaaAAGCTACAAGCTAGAACTTACAAAATTTCAAGTGGCAGTATGTTATCCTTCACAACTAAGAACAACACATATTTCAACAATTCAATATCTCACTTTCTCTGTTTATTAGTGTTTCCTAATTTTACAAACACTTTGTCCAAAGTCCTTGACAGAACCCCCTTAAAAGCACTTGAAATGTAGCAACTGAACATGACTTCAAACCATCAACCATTTCAGGATTACCAGCATAAAATATCAATGGTGATCTAATCTCAAAGCAACCAATCCTAATTACTACTATATCAATGGTGATCTACAAGTCCATTCCAAATCTGTGTAACCAGCAAACTATATGGCAATGCCTCTTTAGGAAGAAAATTACTAGACAGTTTTATTTGGAAAACAAAAGAGAATCTCAAAAAATGTAATTGCAACTATTCATTACAAATAAAGAAGCACATAGAATATATACCTTTAGCCTGTGATCATAGAATATATACCTTTAGCCTGTGATCACCGCCTACAAACTTGACTCCCAGAATGTGCTCTTCATTCTCGAGGAGTTCGAGCCTCTCTGTATTAGTGGTAGCAGACATTCACTTCCCTAACACTTCCAATCCCAAGCTCTCCATTCATGATGCACCTACTCACGAATGGTTTGTATCTCTGTGGCTGATTGAATCGCCTAACCAGTGACCATACCTAATCCAAAAGAATTAAGAATTTCCGTTAGTCATTGATGTAAAAGAACTCGGCAGTTTGGTTGATCAGAACTTAGAAATGAAAATTATCCGTGTAAACCACTGAAAACAGAAATCTGGTCATTCCAGAAGCAGTTCAGCAcaaaagaataaattaaaaattggttATAAGAAATCAAAgcataaaaatacaaaaatcaaggagtataaaaaaaactgaaacCAAACAAAATCCAGCGAGATCGAGATCGATCTGGATTCCTCCATTGACACAAAGAAGAGAGTCAAACACAACGAACTAAACCACCTAGATGGATCCAAGAGAAGCTAGAACTTACAAAGCCGAGTAGTCCTCAGCCGTGACCGAGAAGGAGCATTTCGCCTGCGATTCTCCTCTTGCATTTGTTATCACAAGGGATTAGAAAAgtagaaaaaacataaaaatcgtTTTCTGTATAAACAAATCTCAATTAGCAAACTCATCCAAATTTCTAGAGAGAAAGAATGGTCGATGAACCAGACGGACGAAACAGGATCATAGGGAagaaagaggaggaggaagCTCTGTTTTCCGTAAGCGGTTTTAATGGGATCCAAATGGCagataaaacaaattaatgggCTTTTCTATAGTGACGATTTATGGATCCGCCCTTTTACAATACATGGATAAGCCCATTTAAGCGGTTTGTCTTGCAGCTGCTATGAAAGGGCCGGTAAAGCCCACTTTTCTTGTAGTGCCGACGCATAAAAAACAGCCAACTTACAACGTCTCACGAGCCGGAGCTGGATCTTCATCGGGAAATCTGCATGTTCATGTCATTGTGAAGCAATCTTACATCAACAACAATCGAGACTGGTGAGTAGCATTACTACTTTACGCGAATCTCGTATACAACGACCAACATTTTATTGTATGcggtaaaacctctataaattaataatgttgggactatgaaattttattaatttatagaaatattaattTACTGAATTGGTCCAAGTCGAGACCAtgagaaattattattttaaagaggtcattaatttatcgagtattaatttatgaaggttttGCTGTATGTTGATGAATTACAGAGAATACCAATTAAGTTTGCAATGAAGAGTGGCATAGCTAGAGAGTGTCCGGAAGAGATGACTATTCGAAACGAAGGAGGGAGATCGTGGACAGTTTCGCTCCTGAAAAGCGAGACAGGAGGTTTTCGTATAGGAcaaggatggagaagatttgcAAGGTCAAATGGTATCAAAGCAGGAGATTTCTTGATGTTGGAACTCATCAGGAAAGGAAAGAAGCCTGTTATGAGAATTTCGGGTGATTATCGTTTTCGCTTTCTTAAGTTTTCGTTTCGAGTTTCGCTGCTTGGAATAGATGTTTCTTTTTGTAGTTGTTGAAGGTGCGGAGAGTGAAAAGAACAGCTTGGAGGTTGAAGGTGCGAAACGGGGTGCAGAGAGCGAAAAGAACAGCTTGGGAACTCCAGCAGACGTTGAGGCAGTTGCAGAGATCAAGCAAGAAGTAGATATTATTAGAGATATTTATTAAGTATTTACTGTTATAGCATTTACTGTACTTATCTACACAACAGTTAGACAGAATTAGAGTTTCACTGAAACGTGAACTGTACTATGTATTTATACTATTTTACACATCAATGATAATCACCGAGAATTACattgttacatggtatcagagactcTACTCTCCTTCCCCCTCTAAAATTCCGAAAATTCTGTCTTCCTCCCCCAAACCTAACCTTCCGCCGCCGCCGCCGGCCCAAACCCTAAAGCTACCAAATTGCAACCGTCgcccaccccccccccccctttgttTTCCGTCGCCATGACTAATACCTCAGCCACCTCTAATACAAACACCAACAACACTGCGAATTCCAACACGGAATCTCCCATAATCGAGAACAACACAAATCATCCCGCCCTCTCCCTCTCAAACATAACGACCTTCATCAAAATTACCCTGGACATTGAAAAAGGCCACTATCCAACCTGGGCAGCCCTATTCAAACTCCATGCCACTGCCTTCCAAGTCCTAGATCATATCATTCCACCTTCTGAAACCCCTGCTACATCCCTCAAAACTCGAAATCCTGCCTTATGGTCCCGTATTGATGCCATAGTCCTTCAATGGATATACAGTACCATATCTTTTGATCTCCTTCATACCATTATTGAGGCTGATTCCACCGCAGCCACAGCCTGGACTAGTTTACAGGATATATTCTCAGATAACAAAAACTCTCGTGCCCTTTTCCTACAACAAGAATTCTCCAAAACTAAGCTTGACAATTTTTCTGATATTTCTTCCTATTGCCACCAATCTCATTATCGCGGTGGGAGATACGGACGCAACTACCGCGGCCGCGGTGGACGGTATCGCCCTGCTCACTCGGGCTATCGTCCTGCTGCCTACGCGCAATGGGTTCCTCAATACCCATGGGTGCCCCAACAGCAATGGTCCGCTCCACCCTGCCCCTTCCCAACGAACAATTGGCAGCCACAGTACTCTTCAGGCCAATCGAGCTCTCAATCTGGCATTCTTGGTCCTCGTCCACACACACAGCAGGCACATGTGAATATGGTCTCCCCATCCTATGTTCCGACAGACATTGCTGAAGCCATGCACACCATGTCAATCACACCACCTCCTGATCAATGGCATATGGACACCGGAGCAACATCTCATATGACAGCTCATAAAGGTACACTTACGTCTTATTTTAATTCGAGCTTCAATGGCAATATTATAGTCGGTAATGGTACTTGTGTTCCAATTTGTGGATCTGGCAATACGCAATTAGACACTAAACATTGTCCCTTAAAATTAAATGATGTCTTACATGCtccacaactcataaaaaatcTTATTTCCGTCCGAAAGTTTACTAAAGATAACCATGTTTCTGTTGAATTTGATCCTTTGggtttttctgtgaaggatATACAGACGGGAATTCCTATCATGAGATGTAACAGTAAAGGAGATCTCTACCCAGTCACATCTAGTCCTTCCGTGTCGTCCTCCTCTCCGTCTGCGTTTACTGCATTGTCTTCTGATGTCTGGCATAGCCGTTTAGGTCATCCAGGACCTCCTATACTGAGAGTCCTGCAGaataaaaattttatttcaTGTAATAGGATTAAGGATATTTCTGTGTGTTCTTCTTGCATTAATggcaaacaaataaaattaccGTTTCAGTCCTCGTATAATGTCGCATGTATGCCTTTTGATTTAATTCATAGTGATATCTGGACTTCTCCTACTCTAAGCTCTTGTGGTCATAGATATTATGTACTGTTTCTTGATAGCTATACCAACTTCTTATGGACGTTTCCGTTGGCTAATAAATCCCAAGTCTTTTCCGTCTTTCTCAAGTTCAGTTCATACGTTCAAACccaatttgagagaaaaattaaagttttccAATGTGACAACGGAGGTGAATTTAACAATCAATCATTTCGTCAATTTTGCAATGAACACGGAATGCAACTTCGTTTTTCTTGTCCTTACACATCGCCTCAAAACGGTAAATCCGAACGCACAATCCGAACTATTAACAATGTCATCCGCACTGTCATGAACCATGTATCTATTCCATATAAATTTTGGCACCATGCACTTGAACTCGCCACATACCTCCTAAACATTTACCCTCACAAAGTATTAGGATATAATTCTCCCACCAAAATGTTATATAGGAAAGATCCCACATACTCTCATCTCCGTGTGTTCGGTTGTCTTTGTTTCCCTCTCATTCCATCCACATCTCGTCACAAACTCGAAGCTCGGTCCTCTCCGTGTGTATTTCTCGGCTACCCGTCGAATCACCGAGGATACAAATGCTTCAATCCCTCCACAAATAAATTCATAATTTCTCGTCATGTCGTGTTTGATGAATCTGTTTACCCATTTTCCTCAATTTCTACACCTACCGCCTCTATCCCTGCACTTCCCATGGAAGACGCATGCTTGTTCCTTCCTGCTTCTATTTCAACACCGCAGTCCCCCGTCGTAGCGTCATCTCCTGTCCGCGTCGTTCCTTCGTCCCCTCGCGTCTCGTCCGTGTCAGTATCGACCCCGCGGTCTTCCGCGTCCCCTGTTGCGTCGACCCCGCCTACGTCTCCTTCTCCCATCGCGTCGTCCGTCGAGTCTGTCCCGTCCTCCGTCTCGTCATCCTTCGAGTCGTCTGATGTCTCTCCCCCCTACTCTTCTTCATCGCAAAACACAGCTCCTGCCTTAACATCTATTCCGTCTACCTCTATTTCCCCACAAATGAATAACCAGCTCTGTAATCCCAACAATCACACTATGACCACCCGCGCCAAACATGGCATTCACAAGCCCCGTCGTATGCTCAATTTAACTGTTTCTGCACCTACTCAAATTTCCCCTCTTTCTAAAACACCGGCTATTGCACTAAGTGATCCAAATTGGACacaagccatgactgatgaatttgaagctcttattgaaaataagacgtgggtactaGTACCCCATCCAAAGAATGCTAAtgttattcgtagttggtggattttcaggcacaaaactAAATCAGACGGATCATTCGAGAGGTATAAAGCACGATTGGTGGGTAACGAATCAGGACAGTTGGCAGGTGTAGATTGTGGTGAAACGTTCAGTCCCGTGGTCAAACCTGCAACCATCAGGGCTGTTCTTAGTATTGCTCTATCCAAAAGATGGAATATCCGTCAATTGGATGTCAAAAATGCTTTCCTCCATGGCAATCTCAATGAAACGGTATATATGCATCAGCCTTTGGGTTTTCGTGACCCCCGACATCCTGATTATGTTTGTCTGCTTCAGAAATCTTTGTATGGCTTAAAGCAAGCACCTAGGGCCTGGTACCAGCGTTTTGCTGCATTTGTCACCAAAGTGGGATTCACCAATAGCATATCTGATCACTCGTTATTCATCTTTCAGCAAGGCACGGACACCGCCTACATTCTCCTCTACGTTGATGATATTGTTCTTGTAAGCTCTTCTGACAAACTTCAGTCCTCAATTCTATCTCAGCTGAATTCtgaatttgcaatgaaagatCTGGGACCCCTTCACTATTTTTTGGGAATATCGGTTACACACTCACCAGGCTCCCTATTTCTGTCTCAAAAGAAGTATGCCTCAGAAATTATTGATAAAGCTGGGCTTGGTTCCTGCAATCTAGTTGCTACTCCGGTTGACACAAAACAAAAGCTCAGTATATCCTCTAGCTCAGCGTATCACAATCCTACTGAATACAGACAGTTAGCCGGCGCACTGCAATACCTTACTCTCACCCGGCCAGATATCTCCTATGCAGTTCAGCAGATCTGTCTATTCATGCACGACCCCAAAACATCTCATATGGCAGCCCTTAAACGCATTCTTCGGTATATACAAGGCACTCTTGATCTTGGTCTCACATTAATTGCTTCATCTCCATCGCAGTTGATCTCTTACACTGATGCGGATTGGTCTGGTTGTCCCGACACTCGTCGCTCAACCTCCAGCTACTGTGTTTTCCTTGGTGACAATCTTATTTCCTGGTCAGCCAAACGACAGCCCACGCTGTCCCGTTCCAGCGCAGAAGCCGAGTATCGGGGTGTGGCCAATGTTGTGTCTGAAACATGCTGGATTCGTAACCTTTTACTTGAGCTCGGGTACCCAATTCAAAAATCTACAGTTGTTTACTGTGTTAACGTCAGCGCCATTTATCTCACCGGTAATCCAGTTCAACACCATCGAACCAAGCATGTAGAGATGGACATTCACTTTGTCCGGGAACGTGTTGCCAAAGGCGAAGTCCGTGTGCTCCATGTCCCGTCCCGATATCAAATAGCTGACATTTTCACAAAAGGCCTGCCCTCACCTCTGTTCGAGGACTTCAGAAATAGTCTCAATGTTCGGCCTCCGAACCTTgcgactacgggggtgtattagagaTATTTATTAAGTATTTACTGTTATAGCATTTACTGTACTTATCTACACAACAGTTAGACAGAATTAGAGTTTCACTGAAACGTGAACTGTACTATGTATTTATACTATTTTACACATCAATGATAATCACTGAGAATTACATTATTACAGATATTATGTAGAcgtggcaattatcgtgttggagtcgtgttcgtgtcgtgtcatttcgggttcgtgttaaAGAAAAGTTAGGAACTCCAACAGACATTGAGGCAGTTGTAGAGATCAAGCAAGAAGTAGATATTATGTAGACCTGACCAttatcgtgttcgtgtcgtgtcattttaCGACCTCTTATGTAATTCCTGTCAAAAGCCTTGTTTAACTTTGGATGATTTCAAATTGGCATTAGCTGCCATATTCAACATTATGTAATTCCTGTCAAAATAGATAACATTTTCATTTCTTATTCCTGGAGAAAAAAAggaggtaaattacacccatggccactgaacgttacccattttaatattgtggctaTTGaaattcaattcttaacggAATAATCAATGAACTTTACAGCTTTTAACACGGTGGctactcaacgcctcaaaacgaccattaacggcctcaaaataaaaaattcgaaaagttaatgatattgtaaggaactttaatgatattgtaacagtcattttgaggagttagttaaagttgagtggccactggtgttaaaaagtgtaaagttcagtggtcataccgttaagaattgaagttcagtggccacaatgttcaaaagggtaaagttcaggggtcatgggtgtaatttatccaaaaaaGTTTATAGATTTAGCTCATACTAGCTATGTTGCCCGAACATGGATAGTATGTTGCCCGAACACGGATACGTATACGGTCTCCGAAACGGACACGGAAAACGTCATTTCTATAAAACATAGGATAcggaaacgtgtaaatattaaaaatattgtggcacatttaaaaatattaaataaatacgtatagggataaggtgtaaaaatacccctaacatttacgCCTAGGAGCAactttacctctaacgtctaaaatggtgcaattttacccttaacgttaacagtcaagagcaattttacccctaatattaaCAAGTTGGGtaaattggagaaattattcatcaaattgtgcTCTCGGttatgaattttgtcatctataaTTCttatgtgcgtcattttattactAATTAGTAACTGTTCACAAACATATGCttaaacttgaattttttttttaaaatatattgtattttgtatgagttggataaaaaaaattcaaatttagccgaatttaaaaatattaatcttcaattctattattaactcacaaaaaatttgaaatatttttttagaatcatATGTAGAattggtaaaattgctcttgcctGCCAATactatgggtaaaattgcatcattttagacgttaataataaaattgccCATGCCTGTAATctttagaggtatttttacactttatctcATACCTTTAAAAGTAGTAGCAAGTGGTAGTGTTGAAGCAAAATTTTAGAACATACCAGAGAATTTTAGTTTGCGATTTGTGAAAGATTACTGCACCATATTTATATAGATTGAGAAATTTGAGAATCAGTTTTTGTATTAGGAGTTGCATCAATTCCCTCTCTCCTTCGGTTATTTGCGACGGCAATTGCTCTATTTGTCTCTGTTTTTTTAGTTGCATCATATCTCAATCTGTAACTACTCTCTTTTCTGTCTTTTGTTACATTTTCTGTATATAAAGATATTCATTTGGTTATTCATACTCATTTTCCCTTCAAATAACGATTGACCATCACTGCAATCGGGTTCGGTTTACCTcgtcctttttttttgtgaaatgaAATGCGATCAGTTTTTGTTTGGGAAACGTGTTTCCTAGACTGATTCGTGTATCCAACTTCTAAATATTACGAAAACGGTTCTGAAATGTATCCGAGCCATTTTTTGGCGTTTCTGAACCGTATGGGAAATGTGATACACAGGCATGTTGACGTTTCGATGCTTCATAGCATA comes from Euphorbia lathyris chromosome 8, ddEupLath1.1, whole genome shotgun sequence and encodes:
- the LOC136204021 gene encoding serine/threonine protein phosphatase 2A regulatory subunit B''beta-like isoform X2, with the translated sequence MSATTNTERLELLENEEHILGVKFVGGDHRLKATEGKTWLADEKVLTQLEMLKLEIDGKLHRMECMAQEPVLFEDILCQIVDMIAPKREAFITLRDLKCFQYTF
- the LOC136204021 gene encoding probable serine/threonine protein phosphatase 2A regulatory subunit B''gamma isoform X1, whose protein sequence is MSATTNTERLELLENEEHILGVKFVGGDHRLKATEGKTWLADEKVLTQLEMLKLEIDGKLHRMECMAQEPVLFEDILCQIVDMIAPKEREDPTLTDWDRFAHREYIRLSMEEDVENVSNGSADVWDETLEAPF